ttcagacctgcggtttgcggcggcgatcgggcgtgccatcgggtccccatgtggctgtaggggggacccgatggcatggaaggcagcgcgatgcctaaggaaggcatcgcgctgccttccggtgacgagcctgtgagatccagccccctgaatctcacaggccggaagctgtatgagtaatacacacagtattactcatacagccaatgcattccaatacagaagtattggaatgcattgtaaagaattagacccccaaaagtttaagtcccaaagtgggacaaaaaataaactgcaaaaaaagttgaaaaaataaagttttccccacaaaaaatgaaaagtttcaagtaaaaataaacaaaaacgtaattttccccaaataaagtaaaaaaaaaaggtaaaaaataggggaaaaataaaaagtatacatattaggtatgctaaataaaccattttttgtcaccttacatcacaaaaagtacaacagcaagcgatcaaaaaggcgtttgcccaccaaaatagtacgaatctaactgtcacctcatcccgcaaaaaatgagcccctacctgagacaatcgcccaaaaaataaaaaaaactatggctcagaatatggagtcactaaaacataatttcttttgttttaaaaaagctgttattgtgtaaaacttacataaataaaaaaaagtatacatattaggtatcgccgcgtccgtatcgaccggctctataaaaatatcacatgacctaacccctcagatgaacaccgtaaaaaataaaaactgtgctaaataaaccattttttgtcaccttacatcacaaaaagtgtaatagtaagcgatcaaaaagtcatatgcaccccaaaatagtggcaatcaaaccatcatctcatcctgcaaaaaatgagaccctatttaagataatcgcccaaaaactgaaaaaactatggatctcagaatatggagacactaaaacatgattttttttgtttcaaaaatgatattattgtgtaaaacttacataaatagaaaaaagtatacatattaggtatcgccacgtccatatcgactggctctataaaaatatcacatgacctaacccctcagatgaacaccgtaaaaaataaaaaataaaactgtgctaaataaaccattttttgtcaccttacatcacaaaaagtgtaatagcaagcgatcaaaaagtcacacgcaccccaaaatagtgcaaataaaaccgtcatctcatcccacaaaaatcataccctacccaaggtaatcacccaaaaactgaaaaaattatggctctcagactatggaagcactaaaacattattttttttgcttcaaaaatgaaatcattgtgtaaaacttacataaataaaaaaaagtatacatattaggtatcgccgtgtccgtgacaacctggtctataaaaatatcacattatctaacctgtcagatgaatattgtaaataacaaaaaaaaaacggtgccaaaacagctatttcttgttaccttgcctcacaaaaagtgtaatatagagcaaccaaaatcatatgtaccctaaactagtaccaacaatactgccaccctatcccgtagtttctaaaatggggtcacttttttggagtttctactctaggggtgcatcaggggggcttcaaatgggacacggtgtccaaaaaaacagtccagcaaaatctgccttccaaaaaccgtatggcattcctttccttctgcgccctgccgtgtgcccgtacagcagtttatgaccacatatggggcgtttctgtaaactacagaatcagggccataaatattgagttttgtttggctgttaacctttgccttgttactgagaaaaatggattaaaatggaaaatttgccaaaaaattaaaattctgaaatttcatctccatttgccaataactcttgtggaacacctaaagggttaacgacgtttgtaaaatctgttttgaatacagtgaggggtgtagtttcttagatgggggtcacttttatggagtttctactctaggggtgcatcaggggggctttaaatgggacatggtgtcaaaaaaaacagtccagcaaattctgccttccaaaaaccgtatggcattcctttccttctgcgcactgccGTGTACCCGAACAGCGgtttccgaccacatatggggtgtttctgtaaactacagaatcagggccataaatagagtttggtttggctgttaacccttgctttgtaactggaaaaaaaatattaaaatggaaaatctgcaaaaaaagtgaaattttgaaattgtatctctattttccattaattcttgtggaacacctaaacagttaacgacgtttgtaaaatctgttttgaataccttaaggggtgtagtttcttagattgggtcacgtttatggagtttctactctaggggtgcatcaggggggcttcaaatgggacatggtgtaaaaaaaaagtccagcaaaacctgccttccaaaaaccgtatggcattcctttccttctgcgccgtgccgtgtgcccgtacagcggtttacgaccacatatggggtgtttctgtaaactacagaatcagggccataaatattgagtttggtttggctgttaacccttgctttgtaactggaaaaaaattattaaaatggaaaatctgccaaaaaagtgaaattttgaaattgtatctctattttccattaattcttgtggaagacctaaagggttaacaaagtttgtaaaatcagttttgaataccttgaggggtgtagtttctagaatggggtcatttatgggtggtttctattatgtaagcctcgcaaagtgacttcagacccgaactggtccctaaaaattgggtttttgaaaatttcagaaaaatttcaagatttgcttctaaacttctaagccttgtaacatccccaaaaaataaaatatcattcccaaaatgatccaaacatgaagtagacatatggggaatgtaaagtaataactatttttggaggtattactatgtattatagaagtagagaaattgaaacttagaaatttggtattttttacaaatttttggtaaatttggtattttttttataaataaaaatgaatttttttacttcattttaccagtgtcataaggtacaatatgtgacgaaaaaacaatctcagaatggcctggataagttaaagcgttttaaagttatcagcacttaaagtgacactggtcagatttgcaaaaaatggcctggtccttacggtgaaataaggctgtgtcctgaaggggttaaacaaaaaaaaaacatgaaaggtcctctttagtgttgatcgagcaccaaagtgtttgggTGCTCGGGTTGAACACCTcggaagcacaatggaagtcaatgggagaacccgagcattaaaccaggcacacgctgctctgaagaggggagggtgtctggttcataggaaaaggtcagaaattgatggaaacaccaccaaggatgtctggatgcatcttgtactcccaGGTCGctactgggaatgatgttgtccgagtagtacgcgacttttacagactgacaataatatgcacaattgattttagaggaaaaattgttaggaaacattctttcctgtatatttaactTGTGTATAAActgcaaatgctgccaaaaattacaatgaagaggcactccgctacaacctgtatatcacataatggagggcctcattcacattgtggtacaattgttcaggtagtgggactcctacactcataaaacctatgcactaagtgaaagggcttccaaaaatacaaggaaccggcactacaatacaccaatTATTacacatcatacacccttgaaaaattatgatggatggcttgctggtgacccGCAAAAACATTaatagcaagggcctgctggtgaccctctaaaacattacgggcgagggcctgctgctgagctgaccatctaaaacattaggggtgagggtctgctgcagcactgactctctaaaacattaggggtgagtgcctgctgctgagctgagcatcgaaaaaattatgggcgagtacctgctgctgagctgaccctctaaaacattaaatgcgagggcctgcaggtgagctgaccctctaaaatattgtaggttagggcctgctggtgagctgaccctgtaaaacattatggttgagagcctgctggtgagctgaccctcaaaaacattatatgtgagggcctgctggtgagctgaacccagTTCTATACTATACAATGAGTATGATATTTAATGATGGGACAAACTCTTTAAAGGTTAGTGTCTCCTTAATTTCCTGCACCCTGTTCTTAACTCCTTGCTGAGGGATTGTTAGGCTACATactctgggaggtgtagtttataCTGATTTTTCACATGGGTTTTTGTTGCTGCTTTTTCACACAAAATATGCATCAGAATCCACATGTGTTGCAGCATTGATGGCAGTTCAAGGCTCgggtgactgctgaggccagcaaACTCCTGGTCCTGCGTGGACCAGCAGCGGCCAGGAACGAAGAAGCGTCAGGGCTGTGGACAGGTGAGTCTTCTTTTTTTGTGCTCAGGGGCTTCAGGGACATAGGTACGAACCAAAGGGTTTGTCGCCTCCAAGGCCAGACAAACCTTTTAAAAGGTTGTCCCATTAAGTAAActaatcccctatccacagagtGGAGGAACTGACTGCgggaccccactgatcatgagaacaggggccaGTGCTCCCCATTTGAATAGAGTGGCTGACGTACATGAATGTCCATTGCACCCTGGCAACCCCATAAAGCTGAATGGAGTGAAAGCACATTTACATGACCTAACTCTattcagggagggggggggggggggcatagggCCCCGTTGCTATGATCAGTGTGAGACAACGGATCAGACACAGAGATAggggataagggtactttcacacttgcggcagaggattccagcaagcagttccgtcgctgccTGCTGGGTCCGGAAATccagacgcaaacggatgcatttgtgagacgtctgacaaatgcattgcaatacatgatccgtctctccggtgtcatcgggaaaaatggatctggtattcatttttttgcattttcaaagTACGaacggaaagccggatccgttttgccggaacacttaatgccgatccggcactaatacacttcaatgtaaattaatgccggatatggcattccggcaagtgatcagtatttttgcccggagagaaaactgcagcatgctgcggtattttctccgtccaaaaaacgtaagagggactgaactgatgcatcctgatgcatactgaacggaatactctccattcagaatgcattaggataaaactgatcagtttttttcggtattgagctcctgtgatggaactcaatacgggaaaacaaaaacgctagtgtgaaagtaccctaaatagtCTTAATTGGACAGCCCTTTTAAATGTGCCAAACTATAGTAAAATATTGGTCTAAGCTAAGGCAAACATGAGGCGGTGTAAGGAAGAGAAAAATGTCTAGCAAGATACACCAAATCTGTCACACAGAGTGTActgctgtgataaatctggtgcatctctTGTCAGGAAATAAAGTACagcatatatatactgtatatacacatatctatGTACATTAGAAATAATAGAAAGCAACtacttaaaaaatacaaaatctaattaaaaaaaacatggatTTATTAGAAAACAGTGGTGTCATTAAATTGGtgatatcattaaaaaaaaaaagaaatataaatataaataaaacagtGCATatcataaatcaaggcaacttatTCTAGCACCTAAAATACTGATGGTCTGTGGCAGTGCCTTGTACATCATAATGCCCTACAGAGAGCTTCATTTTCTGTACATCAGAATACATAGCAGTAATTGTAAACAGCTATTTGACAAGGTGCTAATCCCAAAAGTCAGATATTTTCCAAATATTGGCCCCTAATACTGTAAGCCCTATTGCTCCTAGTCTGATATTAATTCACAGAGCTGTGAAAATACTgacaataaaactttttttatggcTCTTTCTCCATTGCTGTATTGCAGCACAATGAATCTGCCACTGTGCCGGGCTTCACATTTAAGGTGCATTAAGGTAATTGTCCATGAGCTGCAGAAGAACATTCATACTTTCCGAGAAGTTTTAAGTGTTACATTCTGCTTGGTGAATCTTACAGCTTCTTCTTTAGATCTCTTCACAAATTCAGTCACTTTGTTGAAACCTTCAGTTAGTCCCTGCCCGGTAATGGCACAACATGGTTGGACAAACCAGTCTCGGTCACAGCAGTACTTCTTCATGTTAAATTTTCGCGTAATTTCATCTGCATTAAGAGCTCCAGGCAGGTCTTGCTTGTTTGCCAGTACGACCACTGGAACATTTTTTATTAACTCATTCTGGAGGATGAGCTGGAACTGTTTCTTTGATTCATCCATAGTTTGTTTGTTGGTGCTGTCCACCACATAGACCAAGCCGTCTGTGTTTTCAAAGTAGTAGCCCCAGAAGGATC
The sequence above is a segment of the Bufo bufo chromosome 4, aBufBuf1.1, whole genome shotgun sequence genome. Coding sequences within it:
- the ARL14 gene encoding ADP-ribosylation factor-like protein 14; translated protein: MGLSSSFHSKVKQARILLLGLDAAGKSTILYKFKFKGSFSTIPTVGFNVEMMQTEKHLQLTIWDVGGQEKLRSFWGYYFENTDGLVYVVDSTNKQTMDESKKQFQLILQNELIKNVPVVVLANKQDLPGALNADEITRKFNMKKYCCDRDWFVQPCCAITGQGLTEGFNKVTEFVKRSKEEAVRFTKQNVTLKTSRKV